A single Anopheles arabiensis isolate DONGOLA chromosome 2, AaraD3, whole genome shotgun sequence DNA region contains:
- the LOC120896967 gene encoding uncharacterized protein LOC120896967 produces the protein MNDFRQKFPFLVQLEACHFVGLYKKLYQIRLHFPDYPTTNNHRVSVFCGNVPITLEPEVSSIKDVDEFVQKLIDSLDSGREGRPTSKPCSTGEPSTILTNLALELLSIQRQYGCEVAFDKHIMHVEFSNFDGRRNHSLTLNRTGAELFKVAQHTLPELAVSELFKRQTTLQRHVQVFLDLLDQLEEFYNNLNTIDDLCYVVLPATIDTKTVYRIFKYDRKVFLKVSLHPLQPAAIDVGFFGPTKQVAKLREIYDERQDDWDADCNVYTNLLRIFNVIAFPMRPAANHEESQQLGSELGEDSCGICMNYQDGYDRVPVISCDNEQCNLIFHIHCLKEWFATQRESKKIFTISIGNCPYCTHKISSSFDEMLVLLS, from the exons ATGAATGATTTTCGGCAAAAATTCCCGTTCTTGGTGCAACTCGAAGCGTGCCACTTTGTAGGACTTTATAAAAAG CTGTATCAAATAAGGCTGCATTTTCCCGACTATCCCACCACAAACAATCACCGAGTGTCAGTGTTTTGTGGAAATGTTCCAATTACGTTAGAACCGGAAGTATCGTCCATTAAGGATGTCGATGAATTTGTTCAGAAGCTCATCGACTCGCTGGATTCTGGCAGAGAGGGACGACCGACCAGCAAACCGTGTTCTACTGGCGAACCATCCACTATACTCACCAACCTTGCCCTGGAATTGCTGTCCATCCAGCGCCAGTACGGTTGTGAAGTGGCATTTGATAAACATATAATGCACGTAGAGTTTAGCAACTTTGATGGCAGAAGAAACCATTCGCTTACCCTGAACCGCACCGGAGCGGAGCTGTTCAAAGTTGCCCAACACACCCTTCCGGAGCTTGCCGTATCGGAGCTGTTCAAACGGCAGACCACGCTGCAGCGGCACGTGCAGGTGTTTCTAGATCTGCTCGATCAGCTGGAAGAGTTTTACAACAATCTCAACACAATCGACGACCTTTGTTACGTAGTGCTGCCCGCCACAATCGACACGAAAACGGTGTACCGCATTTTCAAGTACGACCGGAAGGTGTTTCTGAAGGTTTCACTCCACCCGCTACAACCGGCCGCCATCGATGTCGGGTTTTTCGGCCCAACCAAGCAAGTCGCCAAGCTGCGCGAAATCTACGACGAGAGGCAGGACGATTGGGATGCGGACTGTAACGTTTACACAAATTTGCTGCGCATTTTCAACGTGATTGCTTTTCCGATGCGCCCGGCGGCTAATCATGAAGAGTCACAGCAGCTGGGCAGTGAGCTGGGCGAAGACAGCTGCGGCATATGCATGAACTACCAGGACGGGTACGACCGTGTGCCGGTGATTTCGTGCGATAATGAGCAATGCAACTTGATTTTTCACATACATTGCCTGAAGGAG TGGTTTGCGACACAGCGAGAGAGTAAAAAAATCTTCACCATCTCTATAGGCAACTGTCCATACTGCACGCACAAAATATCATCCAGCTTTGACGAGATGTTAGTTTTGTTAAGCTGA
- the LOC120896975 gene encoding ubiquitin-like domain-containing CTD phosphatase 1 — MDSKEVSLIIKWSGKEFPIEDLTEHDTVAVLRHEICKKTQVRPERQKLLNLKYKGKPVTDDVRLGAMDLKPNFKVMMVGSLESDIKEAASRPEDVGSVVNDFDNEEEDNVAFENKEVYLAKINKRIKDYTIKELNPPREGKRLLVLDIDYTIFDHRSAAENGTELMRPYLHEFLTSAYQDYDIAIWSATSMRWIVEKMKLLGVTDEARDYKLVFMLDDAAMITVLCPLRGVIEVKPLGVIWGKYSQYSSKNTIMFDDLRRNFLMNPKSGLRIKPFSEAHLNRHKDKELVKLAKYLKAIAEHCDDFDTLNHRRWEDYLAKKRSSH, encoded by the exons ATGGACTCGAAGGAAGTGTCGCTGATCATTAAATGGAGCGGCAAAGAGTTTCCCATCGAAGATCTGACCGAGCACGATACCGTCGCCGTATTGAGGCAcgaaatatgcaaaaaaacacaggtCCGGCCGGAGCGACAGAAGCTGCTCAACTTAAAGTACAAAG GCAAGCCGGTTACGGATGATGTCAGGCTGGGTGCAATGGACCTGAAGCCCAATTTCAAAGTAATGATG GTTGGCTCGCTGGAGTCCGATATCAAAGAGGCAGCGTCGCGACCCGAAGACGTCGGTAGTGTGGTAAATGATTTCGACAACGAGGAGGAAGACAATGTTGCGTTCGAAAATAAGGAGGTTTACTTGGCCAAAATCAACAAACGGATCAAAGACTACACCATAAAGGAATTGAATCCTCCGCGTGAAGGGAAAAGGCTGCTCGTGTTGGACATCGATTATACGATATTTGACCATCGGTCTGCTGCTGAAAATG GAACGGAACTGATGCGACCGTATCTACACGAGTTTCTGACGTCCGCTTACCAGGACTACGACATAGCGATATGGTCCGCCACGTCGATGAGATGGATAGTGGAGAAAATGAAGCTGCTCGGGGTAACGGATGAGGCCCGGGACTACAAGCTGGTGTTTATGCTGGACGATGCCGCTATGATAACGGTCCTTTGCCCGCTGCGCGGTGTGATCGAGGTGAAACCGCTGGGCGTAATTTGGGGCAAGTACAGCCAGTACTCGTCGAAGAACACGATCATGTTCGATGATTTGCGGCGCAACTTTCTGATGAATCCGAAATCGGGGCTGCGCATCAAGCCGTTTTCCGAGGCGCACCTCAACCGGCACAAGGACAAGGAGCTGGTGAAGCTGGCCAAGTACTTGAAAGCGATCGCGGAGCATTGCGACGACTTTGATACGCTTAACCATCGACGATGGGAGGACTATCTGGCTAAGAAACGATCATCGCATTGA
- the LOC120896983 gene encoding LOW QUALITY PROTEIN: uncharacterized protein CG4449 (The sequence of the model RefSeq protein was modified relative to this genomic sequence to represent the inferred CDS: inserted 1 base in 1 codon), with protein sequence MGKIDASKRSLQQLEQEIQTLLSPVSTNPFPPPRSRRSRGSTAQANQAPVLAVISLDCDDDRTPSQPIFQSQYRRVIRRSGANEAGTQSNTISLDSDDEGSGGAVELQPSFSAANSSFETENYEMRIKIKWGRGIETFVHRRYQKFEDIFAXLAAKESADRACIFLNLDDRIVYASDTPDSIDYKPHQFIAGRILKTKAPILPTAHGPSAGHNSNMITLKVQMEKRKQPLRLQIDKNQTMSVLVIKCAEELKCEPKDIRLYFDGELVGNNDKPEDLDLEGDEILDIRFVK encoded by the exons ATGGGTAAAATCGATGCATCGAAACGTAGCCTGCAACAGCTAGAGCAGGAAATACAAACCCTCCTATCGCCCGTATCAACAAACCCCTTTCCGCCACCCCGTTCCCGCCGGTCAAGAGGATCTACTGCACAGGCAAATCAAGCGCCAGTATTGGCTGTG ATATCATTGGACTGTGATGATGACCGGACGCCATCACAGCCAATTTTCCAATCACAATACCGGCGTGTGATTAGAAGAAGCGGAGCAAACGAGGCTGGCACTCAATCTAATACG ATAAGCTTAGACTCCGATGACGAGGGTAGTGGTGGAGCAGTAGAGCTACAACCTTCATTTAGCGCCGCCAATAGTTCGTTCGAAACGGAAAActacgaaatgcgcatcaaaaTCAAGTGGGGCCGGGGCATCGAAACGTTCGTCCATCGGCGGTATCAAAAGTTTGAGGACATTTTTG AGCTGGCGGCCAAAGAGTCTGCCGATCGGGCGTGCATTTTTCTCAACCTGGACGATCGCATAGTCTATGCGAGCGATACGCCCGATTCCATCGACTACAAACCGCACCAGTTCATTG CTGGGCGCATTCTAAAAACCAAAGCGCCAATCCTTCCGACCGCTCACGGACCGTCGGCCGGCCACAATAGCAACATGATCACGCTGAAGGTACAGATGGAGAAACGGAAACAACCGCTACGGCTGCAGATTGACAAGAATCAAACCATGTCCGTGCTGGTGATTAAATGCGCCGAAGAGCTCAAGTGTGAACCGAAGGACATTCGGCTGTACTTTGACGGCGAGCTGGTTGGCAATAATGATAAGCCAGAGGATCTCGACCTGGAAGGGGACGAGATACTGGACATTCGTTTTGTGAAGTAA